Proteins found in one Pseudomonadota bacterium genomic segment:
- the kdsB gene encoding 3-deoxy-manno-octulosonate cytidylyltransferase, which translates to MTHSAEPFNVVIPARHDSTRLPGKPLLELAGKPLILRTVEQVQRAGPETLVVATDDARIEAVCREAGVSVMMTGAAHQSGTDRMNEVADVLGWDADRIVINVQGDEPFIPPDNIIQVAKLLEMRTASIATLAAALDPSQLNDPNTVKVVCAKNGFALYFSRAVVPWLRDIEDVPPVQALRHIGVYGYRREALRAFAEAGPCALEQHERLEQLRALWQGWPIIVGLAKSAPPPGVDTPADLETARARFNSAN; encoded by the coding sequence ATGACGCATTCCGCAGAGCCCTTTAACGTTGTGATTCCGGCGCGGCACGATTCCACGCGACTGCCTGGCAAACCGTTGCTTGAACTCGCGGGTAAGCCACTCATTCTGCGTACGGTAGAACAAGTACAGCGCGCCGGTCCAGAGACACTTGTGGTGGCGACAGATGACGCCCGGATCGAAGCGGTCTGCCGCGAAGCGGGTGTTTCGGTGATGATGACTGGGGCGGCGCATCAAAGCGGAACGGACCGCATGAACGAGGTCGCCGACGTGCTTGGGTGGGACGCCGACCGCATTGTGATCAACGTTCAAGGTGATGAGCCGTTTATTCCGCCAGACAACATAATACAAGTGGCCAAGCTGCTCGAAATGCGCACCGCGTCCATTGCAACCCTTGCCGCCGCTCTCGATCCTTCGCAATTGAATGACCCTAATACAGTCAAAGTAGTCTGCGCAAAGAACGGATTTGCCCTGTATTTTAGCCGCGCCGTAGTGCCTTGGTTACGAGATATCGAGGACGTTCCGCCAGTGCAGGCATTGCGTCACATCGGTGTTTACGGCTACCGTAGGGAGGCGTTAAGGGCGTTTGCAGAGGCGGGACCCTGCGCGCTTGAACAGCATGAACGACTCGAGCAACTGCGAGCGCTGTGGCAGGGTTGGCCGATCATCGTTGGCCTGGCTAAATCCGCACCGCCACCTGGCGTCGATACACCGGCCGATCTCGAAACGGCGAGAGCCCGATTTAACTCGGCGAACTAG
- the msbA gene encoding lipid A export permease/ATP-binding protein MsbA: MSTVSDTHTGGQIYRRLIGYGLPYWGYFVLASLGMGLYAASVAGLVMLVEPLIDGTFVDRQTNVNRWIPWAIFVVFVARGVAGFLSTYYMEYIGRKVVTTLRQQLFSRLVSLPTSFYDHSSAGVLLSKLTYNAEQVSESITRAVTIVIRDTLTLIALLAWMIYMSPQLSLFILIVGPPIALLIRYAGKRFRAYSERIQQSMGGVTQRTEEAIGGHKVIKIYAGGKLENQEFDRINESNRRAFMKQVLVKAISVPVIQLIAALGLVGIISFAIRPDTGLTPGKFSSFIGAMLLLMDPLKRITDINSVVQRGIAAARSIFAVLDEAPETDEGNTTKETVDGAITYHDVSFRYKGTDKNVLSFIDVRVEPGQTLAFVGKSGSGKTTLVSLLPRFYEPSSGRITLDGLDINDYVLSNLRQHIALVSQDITLFNDTIANNIAYGALRNATPERIESAARKAHVMDFVSRMPDGLQTLVGDKGVLLSGGQRQRIAIARALLKNAPVLILDEATASLDSESEQIIQRALKELMLDRTTLVIAHRLSTIENADRIVVMDEGNIVETGTHAELLAREGLYASLHDLQFAANDGSD; encoded by the coding sequence CTGAGCACCGTGTCCGATACGCACACAGGTGGTCAAATCTACCGGCGCCTGATTGGCTATGGCCTTCCCTACTGGGGGTATTTTGTGCTCGCGTCGCTCGGGATGGGCCTGTATGCCGCCTCTGTTGCGGGCCTGGTTATGCTCGTCGAGCCGCTGATCGATGGTACGTTTGTAGATCGTCAGACGAATGTCAATCGTTGGATACCATGGGCTATCTTTGTTGTGTTTGTCGCGCGCGGTGTGGCTGGGTTTCTGTCGACTTACTACATGGAATACATTGGTCGCAAGGTGGTAACAACGTTGCGACAGCAGTTGTTCTCGCGTCTGGTGTCACTGCCAACGTCGTTTTACGACCACAGTTCAGCCGGCGTGTTGTTATCGAAGCTGACATACAACGCTGAGCAGGTTTCCGAGTCCATCACACGAGCCGTGACGATCGTCATACGCGATACACTGACGCTGATCGCGTTGCTCGCTTGGATGATTTACATGAGTCCTCAGCTCTCGCTGTTCATACTCATTGTCGGACCGCCTATTGCACTCTTGATCCGCTATGCGGGGAAACGGTTTCGTGCTTATAGCGAGCGTATTCAACAATCGATGGGTGGGGTCACTCAGCGCACCGAAGAGGCGATTGGTGGTCATAAGGTCATCAAGATTTACGCCGGCGGCAAGCTTGAGAATCAAGAGTTTGATCGGATTAACGAGTCTAATCGCCGTGCGTTCATGAAGCAGGTGCTGGTGAAGGCCATCAGTGTGCCGGTTATTCAGCTGATTGCGGCGCTGGGTCTGGTGGGCATAATCAGTTTTGCGATCCGTCCGGATACGGGCTTGACGCCCGGAAAGTTTAGCTCTTTCATTGGCGCGATGTTGCTCTTAATGGATCCGCTCAAGCGAATCACTGACATCAATTCCGTTGTGCAGCGAGGTATCGCGGCGGCGCGCAGCATTTTTGCCGTGCTCGATGAGGCGCCGGAAACCGATGAAGGTAACACGACAAAAGAAACGGTTGATGGTGCGATTACCTATCACGATGTCTCGTTTCGTTATAAAGGCACGGACAAGAACGTGTTGTCGTTTATTGATGTTCGTGTTGAGCCGGGTCAAACGCTGGCGTTTGTCGGTAAGTCAGGGAGTGGTAAAACCACGCTGGTCAGTCTATTACCGCGATTTTACGAGCCAAGCAGTGGTCGCATCACGCTGGATGGTCTCGATATTAACGACTACGTGCTGTCAAATTTGCGTCAGCATATTGCGTTGGTTAGCCAGGACATCACGCTGTTCAACGATACGATTGCCAATAACATTGCGTACGGAGCGCTACGTAACGCCACGCCAGAACGAATTGAATCGGCTGCCCGCAAAGCCCACGTTATGGACTTTGTGTCGCGCATGCCGGACGGGTTGCAAACGCTGGTCGGCGACAAAGGGGTGTTGTTGTCGGGCGGTCAGCGCCAACGAATCGCCATTGCACGGGCCTTGCTGAAAAACGCGCCTGTACTGATCTTGGACGAGGCCACTGCGTCACTCGATTCAGAATCCGAACAAATTATCCAGCGTGCGTTGAAAGAACTGATGCTTGATCGCACGACGCTGGTGATTGCGCATCGACTCTCCACCATTGAGAACGCGGATCGCATCGTCGTGATGGATGAAGGCAACATCGTTGAGACCGGCACGCATGCCGAGCTGCTTGCTCGTGAAGGACTTTACGCGAGTCTTCATGATCTACAGTTTGCGGCAAATGACGGGTCTGACTGA
- the lpxK gene encoding tetraacyldisaccharide 4'-kinase: protein MIYSLRQMTGLTEAIMRTTLERWLHAVWYNNAPSGHLLRPLSWLYGFIIRLRRRVYRWSMKSRYRAGVPVVVVGNLTVGGAGKTPFVVWLVKQCQRQGIQPGVATRGYGARDETPRLLAAGDNATSAGDEAMLLSRAVAAPIALAPRRADAVAILEAQGVELVVCDDGLQHYGLDRDLEICIVDVERRFGNKRLLPAGPLREPLSRLDEVDEVVWHRQSLQDGEGMALGNPRLRHLLTGDHVSLDALPSQRVHAVAGIGHPERFFSSLESHGLDVVSHPFADHYAFTPDSLTFGDDLPILMTEKDAVKCAAFADSRMYSVMVDTLVSESLSTSIMQSVMSLCRESLKR from the coding sequence ATGATCTACAGTTTGCGGCAAATGACGGGTCTGACTGAGGCGATCATGCGTACGACCCTTGAGCGTTGGCTTCATGCTGTGTGGTACAACAACGCGCCGAGTGGTCACCTGCTGCGCCCGCTCTCGTGGTTGTACGGTTTCATCATCCGCTTGCGCCGCCGTGTGTATCGATGGTCTATGAAGTCACGTTACCGAGCGGGCGTGCCGGTGGTCGTGGTCGGCAATCTAACGGTGGGGGGCGCCGGCAAAACGCCCTTTGTCGTGTGGCTCGTCAAGCAATGTCAGAGGCAGGGCATTCAGCCAGGGGTTGCCACGCGCGGCTATGGCGCACGCGACGAGACACCGCGACTGCTTGCCGCTGGCGATAACGCGACGAGTGCGGGTGACGAAGCGATGCTACTGTCTCGTGCGGTAGCCGCACCGATTGCGTTGGCGCCTCGTCGTGCGGATGCGGTCGCCATTCTCGAGGCGCAGGGCGTAGAACTTGTTGTGTGTGATGACGGCCTTCAGCACTATGGATTGGATCGGGACTTGGAGATTTGCATTGTCGATGTGGAGCGCCGATTTGGAAACAAACGCCTACTGCCCGCCGGTCCGTTGCGGGAACCGCTGTCGCGGCTAGATGAGGTGGATGAAGTGGTGTGGCATCGCCAGTCATTGCAAGACGGGGAAGGTATGGCCTTGGGTAACCCGCGACTGCGCCATCTGCTCACCGGTGATCACGTTTCATTGGATGCGTTACCCAGCCAGCGCGTTCATGCGGTAGCGGGTATCGGCCACCCAGAACGGTTTTTCTCGAGTCTTGAAAGTCACGGGCTCGACGTTGTGTCTCACCCTTTCGCTGATCACTATGCGTTCACCCCCGACAGTTTGACTTTCGGCGACGATCTGCCGATTCTCATGACCGAGAAAGACGCCGTCAAATGCGCCGCGTTTGCCGACTCGCGTATGTATTCGGTAATGGTCGACACGCTGGTGTCGGAATCGTTGTCGACGTCTATAATGCAATCGGTGATGTCTTTGTGTCGCGAGTCGTTAAAGAGGTAA
- a CDS encoding Rne/Rng family ribonuclease, with protein sequence MKRMLVNATQPEELRVAMVDGQKLYDLDIEVPSREQKKSNIYKGKITRIEPSLEAAFVDYGAARHGFLPLKEISRTYFKKKADAGKRINIRDVLEEGQELVVQVEKEERGNKGAALTTFISLAGRFMVLMPNNPRAGGVSRRIEGADRNELRDALSSLTIPKGMGVIVRTAGVGRSEEELAWDLDYLISVWNAIESAVDSRKAPFLVYQESNAIIRALRDHLSNDTGEIVIDDESICNEAREFIERVMPHNARKLKHYTESTPLFTRFQIESQIESAFSHKVDLPSGGSIVIDATEALVSIDINSARATRGDDIETTAFNTNLEAADAIARQLRIRDMGGLIVIDFIDMNQSRNQREVENRLREAVKVDRARVQIGRISRFGLLEMSRQRLRPSLEESSNIVCPRCNGQGVIRDVESLALAILRLLGEEVRKDHTAKVIANVPVEVASFLLNEKRDWVNNLEQKNGTDIVITPDPRLQTPNYSIRRVRGDEANLPENSSASYQLIGDGTEEETESGSSRDRTPKPQQPAVSGIVPTGPAPTPVRKEATVEKAGLIATIKSWFSSSDEEKDSSANDKSKPQRSRQGGRQQQNRKRNERSGRRSSRGGRNRRRRGKSDKPKATANQASQKNTKRKPDNANQSGGDASKKESANNEDGKQGARTPRRRRGRRGSRNRNRQTQNRNGDTPNKPKEANDGGRQNTTSKNGNQPNNDSNKPSRSPAANQRGERSGKPDASAAQKKPDVNGGGETARKPKSETPAQASSGGERSRSERHSKPEAKPTSKTPETVKTDSGTASSKKTYTVWSSEGSAAPRSGPGRDD encoded by the coding sequence ATGAAAAGAATGTTAGTCAATGCAACTCAACCTGAAGAGTTGCGCGTGGCAATGGTCGATGGCCAAAAACTCTACGACCTGGACATCGAAGTCCCGTCACGTGAACAAAAAAAATCCAATATTTACAAAGGTAAAATTACGCGCATCGAGCCCAGTCTCGAAGCGGCCTTCGTCGATTATGGCGCGGCCCGCCACGGGTTCCTACCACTAAAAGAAATTTCGCGGACCTACTTCAAGAAGAAAGCCGATGCGGGCAAACGCATCAACATTCGAGATGTGCTTGAAGAGGGACAAGAATTAGTGGTTCAGGTTGAGAAGGAAGAGCGAGGCAACAAAGGTGCAGCGCTGACTACCTTTATCAGCCTCGCCGGTCGCTTTATGGTGCTGATGCCCAACAACCCTCGCGCTGGGGGCGTTTCGCGTCGCATTGAGGGCGCCGATCGCAACGAGCTCCGCGACGCACTTTCCAGCCTAACCATTCCTAAAGGCATGGGTGTGATCGTACGCACAGCAGGCGTTGGTCGCAGCGAAGAAGAGCTCGCCTGGGATCTGGATTACCTCATCAGTGTGTGGAATGCCATCGAGTCCGCCGTTGACTCCCGCAAAGCGCCCTTCCTTGTTTATCAAGAGAGCAATGCGATCATTCGTGCACTGCGCGACCATCTGAGCAATGACACGGGCGAAATCGTCATCGATGATGAATCGATCTGCAATGAGGCGCGTGAATTTATCGAGCGAGTCATGCCGCACAATGCGCGCAAACTCAAGCACTACACCGAGTCGACGCCGCTGTTCACACGGTTTCAGATTGAAAGCCAAATCGAATCGGCGTTTTCGCATAAAGTGGATCTTCCCTCCGGTGGCAGCATTGTCATTGATGCGACCGAGGCCCTGGTTTCTATTGATATCAACTCCGCGCGCGCAACGCGCGGCGACGACATCGAGACTACGGCATTCAATACCAATCTGGAGGCGGCCGACGCCATTGCGCGGCAACTTCGAATTCGCGATATGGGTGGCTTGATCGTCATCGACTTCATCGATATGAACCAATCGCGCAATCAACGCGAAGTTGAAAATCGACTTCGCGAAGCCGTCAAAGTGGATCGCGCCCGAGTGCAAATCGGTCGTATTTCCCGGTTCGGTCTTCTCGAAATGTCACGCCAACGGCTGCGCCCATCGCTCGAAGAATCCAGCAACATCGTTTGCCCTCGCTGCAATGGTCAAGGCGTCATTCGTGATGTTGAATCACTCGCGCTCGCTATTTTGCGCTTGCTCGGTGAAGAGGTACGAAAAGACCACACCGCCAAGGTCATTGCCAACGTACCGGTGGAGGTCGCCAGCTTTCTGCTCAATGAAAAGCGCGACTGGGTGAACAACCTCGAACAGAAAAACGGGACTGACATCGTGATCACTCCCGACCCACGTTTGCAGACGCCTAACTACTCGATACGCCGTGTGCGTGGAGACGAAGCCAATCTGCCCGAGAACAGCAGCGCGAGTTATCAGCTCATCGGCGACGGCACCGAAGAAGAGACCGAGAGTGGCAGCAGTCGGGATCGCACACCCAAGCCACAGCAGCCGGCGGTCAGCGGAATCGTGCCGACCGGCCCAGCCCCGACGCCGGTCCGTAAGGAAGCGACTGTCGAGAAAGCCGGGCTGATTGCTACGATTAAATCCTGGTTTAGCAGCAGCGACGAAGAAAAAGACTCGTCGGCCAACGACAAGAGCAAGCCCCAGCGCAGCCGCCAGGGCGGTCGACAGCAGCAAAATCGCAAGCGAAACGAACGTAGTGGACGTCGCAGTTCGCGCGGCGGTCGTAATCGCCGACGTCGTGGCAAGTCAGACAAACCGAAAGCGACGGCCAATCAGGCTTCGCAAAAGAACACGAAACGCAAGCCCGATAACGCCAATCAATCAGGTGGTGACGCCAGTAAAAAAGAGTCGGCAAACAACGAGGACGGAAAGCAAGGCGCGCGCACGCCTCGTCGTCGTCGAGGCCGTCGGGGTTCGCGAAATCGTAACCGTCAAACGCAAAATCGCAATGGCGACACGCCGAACAAGCCCAAGGAGGCCAATGACGGCGGTCGTCAAAACACGACCAGCAAAAACGGCAACCAGCCAAATAACGATTCGAATAAGCCCTCACGATCGCCCGCTGCGAATCAGCGTGGCGAGCGTTCCGGTAAGCCGGATGCGTCGGCAGCCCAAAAAAAGCCGGACGTGAATGGCGGCGGCGAAACGGCGCGCAAGCCAAAATCCGAAACGCCGGCTCAAGCGTCCTCGGGCGGCGAGCGTTCGCGCAGTGAGCGCCACAGCAAACCAGAGGCGAAACCGACCAGCAAAACGCCGGAAACCGTCAAGACGGACAGCGGCACGGCAAGTTCGAAAAAAACCTATACCGTTTGGTCATCCGAAGGTTCCGCGGCACCGCGCAGTGGACCCGGTCGCGACGACTAG
- a CDS encoding MotA/TolQ/ExbB proton channel family protein produces the protein MFEIVRAGGWLMAPLILCSVLAAAIIIERLWTLQRKRVLPEGMSAKVWNWVEKGELDERHVQVLRDSSPLGRILSAGLAARTRDRGIMKEQIEDTGRHVAHDLNRFLTTLGTIASISPLIGLLGTVVGMVRVFAAITANGVGNPTVLADGISQALVTTAAGLSVAIPAVIGYRYLRNHVDSLVVDMEQEATKLVDAIEAARRPVRAVKGPQNTARTS, from the coding sequence ATGTTTGAAATTGTTCGAGCGGGCGGCTGGTTGATGGCCCCGCTGATCCTGTGTTCCGTGTTGGCTGCGGCCATCATCATCGAGCGGTTATGGACACTTCAGCGCAAACGCGTGTTGCCAGAGGGTATGAGCGCGAAAGTCTGGAACTGGGTGGAGAAGGGCGAACTCGACGAGCGTCACGTGCAGGTGTTGCGTGACAGTTCCCCCCTTGGTCGTATTCTGTCCGCGGGCCTGGCGGCGCGCACGCGCGATCGCGGCATCATGAAAGAGCAGATTGAAGACACGGGTCGGCATGTGGCCCACGATCTCAATCGCTTTCTCACCACGCTCGGCACCATCGCCTCCATTTCGCCGCTTATCGGTTTGTTGGGCACGGTGGTAGGCATGGTACGTGTCTTTGCGGCGATCACCGCCAACGGGGTGGGAAACCCCACGGTGCTGGCCGACGGCATTTCTCAGGCACTTGTTACGACGGCCGCCGGTCTGTCGGTGGCCATTCCTGCCGTGATCGGCTATCGCTATTTGCGTAACCATGTCGACTCGTTAGTGGTCGATATGGAGCAGGAGGCGACTAAGTTGGTCGATGCGATCGAGGCGGCGCGACGCCCGGTTCGCGCGGTGAAGGGCCCACAGAATACGGCGCGCACATCCTGA
- a CDS encoding low molecular weight protein-tyrosine-phosphatase, which produces MNRPSTIQTVSVLFVCMGNICRSPTAQGALEKHRDEADLPFQLLVDSAGTHAYHAGEPPDRRAVAAAERVGIDLSTQRARAIRSEDFTLFDHIIAMDKDNLFNLSRACPRREQHRIRLLMDYGTGDVPKYVPDPFYGGAQGFTRVVDLTLNATAGLLHTLTENSISTVT; this is translated from the coding sequence GTGAATCGACCATCGACCATTCAAACCGTCAGCGTGCTGTTTGTGTGTATGGGCAATATTTGTCGATCTCCAACCGCGCAGGGGGCACTCGAGAAGCATCGAGATGAGGCCGATTTGCCATTTCAATTATTGGTCGACTCGGCGGGCACGCATGCCTACCACGCCGGCGAACCGCCCGATCGACGAGCCGTGGCGGCCGCAGAGCGGGTGGGAATCGATCTCAGCACCCAGCGCGCGCGGGCCATTCGATCCGAAGACTTCACGCTGTTCGACCACATCATCGCGATGGACAAGGATAATTTATTCAACTTGAGTCGCGCGTGCCCACGCCGAGAACAGCATCGGATCCGTTTGCTCATGGACTACGGAACCGGTGATGTGCCGAAATACGTGCCCGATCCATTTTATGGCGGTGCGCAGGGGTTTACGCGCGTGGTTGACTTAACGCTCAATGCGACTGCAGGGTTGTTACACACACTGACCGAAAACAGTATCAGTACCGTCACGTAG
- a CDS encoding Trm112 family protein — MDHALLDMLACPACKSELVYRAGAQVLLCRAERMAFPLRDGKPIMMVDEAQHLSTDELANYMAGE, encoded by the coding sequence ATGGATCATGCCTTGCTCGATATGTTGGCGTGTCCAGCTTGCAAGAGCGAGTTGGTCTATCGTGCTGGCGCGCAGGTGCTACTGTGCCGCGCCGAGCGTATGGCCTTTCCGTTGCGTGATGGCAAACCCATTATGATGGTTGATGAGGCACAGCATTTGAGCACTGACGAATTGGCCAACTACATGGCGGGCGAATGA
- a CDS encoding DNA internalization-related competence protein ComEC/Rec2, which yields MFKARLLGMIAGVGLAAVIPEPIGSMCIALSLASVCWLIRGYRWSDRASSVELTDTPANAAFSWWLGVSIGMFAAAAQFASFIDTHVERRERMRLSGCVVSDVQVERDMSRFVFAVRGAHRLSRAVQYRTVWYRAPSVPERGSCWRLSLTLKPPRGTRNESGFDYERWLFAARISGLATVVSSDAVRLPWRARSARFTAIRDHIHAQVQQLTDAAPSSGLIQALATGRRGDVSETDWQVLRRSGTAHLMAISGLHIGLAAGLGYGLGRFAPIWIRPQANLVRRGMLTGLVVALCYAALAGFAISTLRAFLMLCLWTLCRLNLAAVDTTTTLLLTAAVVLIVHPWMILSTGFWLSVGAVLAILIVMAGRLPAKGFAQRCVLATRLQLGLMLLMMPITLLVTHGVSWISLPVNVVLIPLFSVAVVPLVLVLVVSILVAPWASDWIATLTSGILNLIWQGVTLVASKPWAFTDVTQPTWLAVPITLCALSWLLPAAFPARRLSVLLVLPLFVLRADSPALGEFRIDVLDVGQALSVVIQTRHHTVVYDTGNAWPGGDSAQQTVIPALARRGVGHLDALIVSHADRDHAGGVHSLIEALSTDRIWVGEPMPSLNRARPCRAGLAFDFDKVHFRFLHPPTHSHFEGNDASCALLVQSATGAVLFTGDLNARQERRLLPELEDTQLDLIIGAHHGSVSSSDPYFAAATTPRFVVFSNGYENQWGMPRDRVIRRWSAVGAQVLTTAEYGQMQFLAGRSGTLELARFARQNRLGVWRWRAPAR from the coding sequence GACACGCCCGCGAACGCGGCGTTTTCCTGGTGGCTAGGTGTGTCCATTGGAATGTTCGCCGCTGCCGCACAGTTTGCGTCGTTTATCGATACGCACGTTGAGCGTCGCGAACGCATGCGGCTCAGTGGATGTGTGGTGAGTGACGTCCAAGTTGAGCGCGACATGAGTCGGTTTGTCTTTGCCGTTCGAGGCGCGCATCGACTGTCTCGAGCTGTGCAGTACCGCACCGTCTGGTATCGGGCACCCAGCGTTCCCGAACGGGGTAGCTGTTGGCGTTTGTCGTTGACCCTCAAGCCGCCGCGCGGAACACGCAACGAGTCGGGGTTTGACTATGAGCGCTGGCTGTTTGCAGCGCGAATCAGCGGTCTTGCGACCGTGGTATCAAGTGATGCCGTGCGGCTGCCTTGGCGCGCGCGAAGCGCTCGCTTCACGGCGATACGCGATCATATTCACGCACAGGTTCAGCAGCTCACGGATGCGGCGCCGAGCTCTGGATTGATACAGGCGTTGGCAACGGGTCGACGTGGTGATGTAAGCGAAACGGACTGGCAGGTGCTCAGGCGAAGTGGTACGGCACACTTGATGGCCATCTCTGGATTGCATATCGGGCTCGCCGCGGGATTGGGTTATGGCCTAGGGCGTTTTGCGCCAATATGGATTCGGCCTCAGGCCAATCTTGTTCGACGCGGTATGCTCACCGGTTTAGTGGTGGCGTTGTGTTATGCCGCGCTCGCGGGTTTTGCCATATCGACCCTGCGCGCGTTTCTTATGTTGTGCCTGTGGACGTTGTGTCGACTTAATCTGGCCGCGGTCGATACCACGACCACGCTGTTGCTCACCGCCGCAGTGGTGCTGATTGTTCATCCTTGGATGATCTTATCAACCGGGTTTTGGTTGTCGGTTGGTGCGGTGCTAGCCATCCTAATCGTGATGGCCGGTCGTTTGCCCGCCAAAGGGTTTGCACAGCGGTGTGTGCTGGCGACACGTCTGCAATTGGGGTTGATGTTGCTCATGATGCCGATCACCCTGCTCGTTACGCACGGCGTGAGCTGGATCTCACTGCCGGTCAATGTGGTGTTGATTCCGCTTTTCAGTGTTGCCGTAGTGCCGCTCGTTCTCGTGCTGGTCGTGAGCATTCTAGTGGCGCCGTGGGCATCCGATTGGATCGCCACACTGACCAGCGGGATACTCAATCTCATTTGGCAGGGCGTGACGCTCGTCGCCAGCAAACCATGGGCGTTTACTGATGTCACGCAGCCGACATGGTTGGCGGTGCCGATCACGCTGTGTGCATTGAGCTGGCTGCTGCCGGCTGCGTTTCCCGCTCGTAGATTGAGCGTTCTGCTCGTGCTGCCGCTGTTCGTTCTGCGAGCGGACTCACCTGCACTCGGCGAGTTTCGCATCGATGTACTCGATGTTGGTCAGGCGTTATCGGTGGTGATTCAAACGCGTCATCACACGGTAGTCTATGACACCGGTAACGCTTGGCCGGGTGGCGACAGCGCTCAACAGACAGTGATTCCCGCCCTTGCGCGTCGCGGGGTTGGTCACCTGGATGCGCTGATTGTCAGTCACGCTGATCGGGATCACGCAGGCGGCGTGCACAGTTTGATTGAGGCCCTGTCAACCGACCGAATCTGGGTTGGCGAGCCTATGCCGTCGCTCAATCGCGCGCGTCCTTGTCGTGCCGGTCTGGCATTTGATTTCGATAAGGTGCATTTTCGGTTTCTCCATCCACCGACACATTCACACTTTGAAGGTAACGACGCGTCGTGCGCTTTGCTCGTGCAATCGGCAACCGGCGCGGTGTTGTTCACCGGAGATCTCAATGCACGTCAGGAGCGTCGGTTACTTCCGGAACTTGAGGATACTCAACTCGACCTGATCATCGGCGCTCATCACGGTAGTGTGTCGTCCTCCGATCCGTACTTTGCCGCCGCGACCACACCTCGATTTGTTGTGTTTAGCAACGGATATGAAAATCAGTGGGGTATGCCGCGCGATCGTGTGATCAGGCGATGGTCGGCCGTCGGCGCACAGGTGTTAACCACCGCGGAGTACGGTCAGATGCAGTTCTTGGCAGGGCGAAGCGGCACGCTCGAATTGGCCCGATTTGCCCGCCAGAACCGCCTCGGCGTATGGCGCTGGCGCGCGCCCGCGCGGTAG
- a CDS encoding biopolymer transporter ExbD, with protein sequence MKLQSGTREEPEVNLTSLIDVVLLLLVFFMVSTTFVKESEIKIRLPQAEASVSADKVDSIEIAVSSSGTYTVNQQSLVNSRPDTLRRALRKISDGDSTLAITIRADAEAKHQHVVTAMDVAGRLGFVNINIATTREPSAN encoded by the coding sequence ATGAAACTGCAGAGCGGCACGCGAGAAGAACCGGAGGTCAATCTCACGTCGCTCATCGACGTGGTATTGCTGCTGCTTGTGTTTTTTATGGTGTCCACCACTTTTGTAAAAGAATCGGAAATAAAAATACGACTTCCTCAAGCGGAGGCATCCGTGTCGGCTGACAAAGTCGACAGCATCGAAATTGCGGTGTCGTCGTCCGGTACCTATACGGTCAATCAACAAAGCCTGGTCAATTCGCGACCGGACACACTGCGTCGAGCGTTACGCAAGATCAGTGATGGGGACAGCACGCTGGCGATCACCATTCGCGCCGACGCGGAGGCCAAGCATCAGCACGTGGTGACGGCCATGGATGTGGCGGGTCGATTGGGCTTTGTCAATATCAACATCGCTACCACGCGCGAACCGTCTGCGAACTGA